Proteins from a genomic interval of Streptomyces sp. NBC_01445:
- a CDS encoding CoA-binding protein, whose translation MYGDQETVRRILTELGDTWAVVGLSSNRARAAYGVAEVLQRFGKRVVPVHPKAGTVHGEQGYASLDEIPFKVDVVDVFVNSHLAGQVADEARAIGAEAVWFQLGVIDEAAYDRTREAGLAMVMDTCPAIEIPRLG comes from the coding sequence ATGTACGGCGATCAGGAGACGGTCCGCAGGATCCTCACGGAGCTCGGTGACACCTGGGCGGTCGTGGGCCTCTCCTCGAACAGGGCGCGCGCCGCGTACGGCGTCGCCGAGGTCCTCCAGCGCTTCGGCAAGCGCGTCGTCCCGGTCCACCCGAAGGCCGGAACGGTGCACGGCGAGCAGGGCTACGCGTCCCTCGACGAGATCCCGTTCAAGGTCGACGTGGTCGACGTCTTCGTCAACTCCCACCTCGCGGGCCAGGTGGCCGACGAGGCCCGCGCGATCGGCGCGGAAGCGGTCTGGTTCCAGCTCGGGGTGATCGACGAGGCGGCGTACGACCGCACGCGCGAGGCGGGTCTCGCGATGGTCATGGACACGTGCCCGGCGATCGAGATCCCGCGCCTGGGCTGA
- a CDS encoding YbaK/EbsC family protein — MRAPIGNFDRVRPAPEALDLLTDPVADAVRNWHGTVPAEQLIHVDTEPEWADTATFVEHYGPELLQDSANCVVVAGKRGGETTLAACLVLSGTRVDVNGVVRRQLGARKASFAPMETATGATGMEYGGITPIGLPADWPLLVDAAVVDRPHVLIGSGTRRGKLIVPGKAFLDLPGAVVLEGLGVN; from the coding sequence ATGCGCGCACCCATCGGAAATTTCGACCGCGTCCGCCCCGCTCCCGAAGCGCTCGACCTGCTCACGGACCCGGTGGCCGACGCCGTACGCAACTGGCACGGCACGGTCCCGGCGGAGCAGCTGATCCATGTCGACACGGAGCCCGAGTGGGCGGACACGGCCACGTTCGTCGAGCACTACGGCCCCGAGCTGCTCCAGGACTCCGCGAACTGCGTCGTCGTCGCGGGCAAGCGCGGCGGTGAGACGACGCTCGCCGCCTGCCTGGTCCTCTCCGGCACCCGGGTCGACGTCAATGGCGTCGTACGGCGTCAACTGGGCGCCCGTAAGGCATCGTTCGCCCCGATGGAGACGGCCACCGGGGCCACCGGCATGGAGTACGGCGGCATCACCCCGATCGGGCTGCCCGCCGACTGGCCGCTCCTCGTGGACGCGGCGGTCGTCGACCGACCGCACGTCCTGATCGGCAGCGGGACGCGCCGCGGCAAGCTCATCGTGCCCGGCAAGGCGTTCCTCGACCTGCCCGGCGCGGTCGTCCTCGAAGGGCTCGGCGTGAACTGA
- a CDS encoding helix-turn-helix domain-containing protein, protein MSDLDLLTQSLGRNVKRWRTERGFTLDGLATRAGVSRGMLIQIEQARTNPSIGTVVKIGDALGISITTLLDYEQGPKVRIVPPEQAVRLWSTEGGSYNRLLAGTEAPGPLEMWDWRLEPGDGSGSDPHPAGTVELLHVTAGELTLVVDGAEYRVPAGSSVSFEADSSHTYRNDGTEAMEMTMAVSVPPVR, encoded by the coding sequence GTGTCGGACCTCGATCTGCTGACCCAGTCCCTCGGCCGCAACGTCAAGCGCTGGCGCACCGAGCGGGGCTTCACCCTCGACGGTCTCGCCACCCGCGCCGGAGTCAGCCGCGGCATGCTCATCCAGATCGAGCAGGCCCGCACCAACCCCAGCATCGGCACCGTCGTCAAGATCGGTGACGCGCTCGGCATCAGCATCACCACCCTGCTCGACTACGAGCAGGGCCCGAAGGTCCGCATCGTCCCGCCCGAGCAGGCCGTACGCCTGTGGAGCACGGAAGGCGGCAGCTACAACCGCCTGCTCGCCGGGACCGAGGCCCCCGGCCCCCTGGAGATGTGGGACTGGCGCCTGGAGCCGGGCGACGGCAGCGGCTCCGACCCCCACCCCGCGGGCACGGTCGAGCTGCTCCATGTGACGGCCGGCGAGCTGACCCTGGTCGTGGACGGCGCCGAGTACCGCGTGCCCGCCGGATCCAGCGTCTCGTTCGAGGCCGACTCCTCGCACACGTACCGCAACGACGGCACCGAGGCGATGGAGATGACCATGGCCGTATCGGTGCCGCCCGTACGCTGA
- a CDS encoding exonuclease SbcCD subunit D, translated as MRLLHTSDWHLGRAFHRVNMLGAQAEFIGHLVATVRERDVDAVVVSGDVYDRAVPPLAAVELFDDALHRLAEQGIPTVMISGNHDSARRLGVGAGLIGRAGIHLRTDPGACATPVLIPDASGDVALYGLPYLEPALVKDEFAVSKPGHEAVLAAAMDRVRADLAERPAGTRSVVLAHAFVTGGEASDSERDITVGGVAAVPSGVFDGVDYVALGHLHGSQVISERVRYSGSPLPYSFSEADHRKSMWLVDLDADGFASAERVDCPVPRPLARIRGDLADLLTRPDLATHEEAWVEATLTDPVRPDDPMARLTERFPHTLSLTFDPQRAPEDPDVSYAQRLKGRDDQQIAEDFVSHVRGAGPDERERAVLREALDAVRIDDTRREVAR; from the coding sequence ATGAGGCTGCTGCACACTTCCGACTGGCATCTCGGCCGGGCGTTCCACCGGGTGAACATGCTCGGCGCCCAGGCCGAGTTCATCGGTCACCTCGTCGCGACCGTCCGTGAGCGGGACGTCGACGCGGTGGTCGTGTCGGGCGACGTGTACGACCGCGCGGTGCCGCCTCTCGCCGCGGTCGAGCTGTTCGACGACGCCCTGCACCGCCTCGCCGAGCAGGGCATCCCCACGGTGATGATCTCCGGGAACCATGACTCGGCGCGCCGCCTCGGCGTCGGCGCCGGGCTCATCGGCCGCGCCGGCATCCACCTGCGCACCGACCCCGGCGCCTGCGCGACCCCTGTCCTGATCCCCGACGCCTCGGGTGACGTGGCCTTGTACGGACTGCCCTATCTCGAACCGGCGCTGGTGAAGGACGAGTTCGCGGTGTCGAAGCCGGGCCACGAGGCCGTCCTGGCCGCCGCCATGGACCGGGTGCGGGCCGATCTCGCCGAGCGCCCGGCAGGAACCCGGTCCGTCGTTCTCGCGCACGCCTTCGTCACCGGCGGCGAGGCCAGCGACAGCGAGCGCGACATCACTGTCGGCGGAGTCGCCGCCGTCCCCTCCGGTGTCTTCGACGGCGTCGACTATGTGGCGCTCGGCCATCTGCACGGCAGCCAGGTCATCTCCGAGCGCGTGCGCTACTCCGGCTCGCCGCTCCCGTACTCCTTCTCCGAGGCCGACCACCGCAAGAGCATGTGGCTCGTCGACCTGGACGCGGACGGCTTCGCGTCCGCCGAGCGCGTCGACTGCCCGGTCCCCAGGCCGCTCGCCCGGATCCGCGGGGACCTCGCGGACCTGCTCACGCGCCCGGACCTCGCCACGCACGAGGAGGCATGGGTCGAGGCCACCCTCACCGACCCGGTCAGGCCCGACGACCCCATGGCCCGCCTCACCGAGCGGTTCCCGCACACCCTCAGCCTCACCTTCGACCCGCAGCGCGCCCCCGAGGACCCCGACGTCTCGTACGCGCAGCGGCTCAAGGGGCGCGACGACCAGCAGATCGCGGAGGACTTCGTTTCCCACGTGCGCGGCGCCGGACCCGACGAGCGCGAGCGCGCCGTCCTGCGCGAGGCGCTCGACGCCGTACGCATCGACGACACCCGGCGCGAGGTCGCCCGATGA
- a CDS encoding BlaI/MecI/CopY family transcriptional regulator produces MTRDGHDGRRPRRRGQGELEAQVLTALCEAPGPVPAAWVQERIGGDLAYTTVVTILTRLLAKSAVTRVRDGRSFLWTPAADGAGLAALRMRKVLDGETNREAVLARFVTALPPGDEQLLRDLLEQAERPDAAPGPGEGEG; encoded by the coding sequence ATGACGCGGGACGGACACGACGGCCGGCGGCCGCGGCGCCGGGGCCAGGGCGAGCTGGAGGCCCAGGTCCTCACGGCGCTGTGCGAAGCGCCGGGCCCCGTGCCGGCGGCGTGGGTCCAGGAGCGGATCGGCGGCGACCTCGCCTACACGACCGTGGTGACGATCCTGACGCGCCTCCTCGCGAAGAGCGCGGTGACCCGCGTCCGCGACGGCCGCTCCTTCCTGTGGACACCGGCCGCCGACGGGGCGGGGCTCGCCGCCCTGCGGATGCGCAAGGTGCTCGACGGCGAGACGAACCGCGAGGCGGTCCTCGCGCGCTTCGTCACCGCGCTGCCGCCGGGCGACGAACAACTCCTGCGGGACCTCCTCGAACAGGCGGAACGGCCGGACGCAGCCCCCGGCCCCGGCGAAGGCGAAGGCTGA
- a CDS encoding SMC family ATPase, whose product MRLHRLRITAFGPFGASQEVDFDDLSSAGLFLLHGPTGAGKTSVLDAVCYALYGSVPGARQGGGQGTSLRSDHAAPGTRTEVALDLTVAGRRLELTRQPPWERPKKRGTGTTTDKAQSWLREYDATAGTWKDLSRSHQEIGEEISQLLGMSKEQFCQVVLLPQGDFARFLRADAEARGKLLGRLFDTRRFAAAEQRLAERRRAAESEVRAADAELLADAHRMQQAAGNIVELPATDAAPGDPGLADSVLTWAAVARSTTRERLTVAHLALTAADAARTEAQRDLAGVQEVQRLQRRFEEARERAARLDERADEHRRVQERMAWGRKAEAVAPALALREAAETEHRRATSEDTRARAALPESYDGAGAAGLATAARKAAEELGGLESARRAELRLTELAGQRHGLDREERADDELLQDAASWLDGWDSARAALQEAVESAQDAATRAEHLVGQLEPAQQKLESARRRDRLTGEAADARTRTLRAREEAAAAHEHWLGLKEQRLNGIAAELAAQLVPGESCAVCGSTDHPDPMRKTAEHVGRDAEESALAAYRRADDARTAQESRLAAVRESLAAATAAAGEASALELADAADELRARHAEARGLASGLHAAREALGQAEGEHDRRLAAQQEAARRAVARATLRESVDREQGVLERELAQARGSEASVGARAVQLERLAAQLTAAADAARGADEAAKRLKDADARLADAAFRAGFDTPEAAGAALLDDAQHRELQHRLDARQSEEAAVRAVLAEDDTAAAARQAPADVAAALYAAEAADRRVREAASARDDAARRCTEIDRLSARCATAVRRLAPLRAAYDRVARMAGLAAGTSADNERKMRLESYVLAARLEQVAAAATARLARMSSGRYTLVHSDGRSGRGRSGLGLHVVDAWTGRERDTATLSGGETFFASLALALGLADVVTDEAGGVRLDTLFIDEGFGSLDDQTLDEVLDVLDSLRERDRSVGIVSHVADLRRRVHAQLEIVKGRSGSVVRQRT is encoded by the coding sequence ATGAGGCTCCACCGACTGCGGATCACCGCCTTCGGACCCTTCGGCGCAAGCCAGGAAGTCGACTTCGACGACCTGTCGTCGGCGGGCCTCTTCCTGCTCCACGGCCCGACGGGCGCCGGGAAGACCTCCGTCCTCGACGCCGTCTGCTACGCCCTGTACGGCTCGGTGCCCGGCGCCCGGCAGGGCGGCGGCCAGGGCACGTCCCTGCGCAGCGACCACGCCGCGCCCGGTACGCGCACCGAGGTCGCCCTCGACCTCACCGTCGCGGGCCGCCGCCTGGAGCTGACCCGGCAGCCCCCGTGGGAGCGTCCCAAGAAGCGTGGCACGGGCACCACCACGGACAAGGCCCAGAGCTGGCTGCGCGAGTACGACGCCACGGCGGGCACCTGGAAGGACCTCAGCCGCTCCCACCAGGAGATCGGCGAGGAGATCAGCCAGCTCCTCGGCATGAGCAAGGAACAGTTCTGCCAGGTCGTCCTGCTGCCGCAGGGGGACTTCGCGCGGTTCCTGCGGGCCGACGCCGAAGCCCGCGGCAAGCTCCTCGGCCGGCTCTTCGACACCCGGCGCTTCGCCGCGGCCGAGCAGCGGCTCGCCGAGCGGCGCCGCGCCGCCGAGAGCGAAGTGCGCGCGGCGGACGCCGAGTTGCTCGCCGACGCCCACCGTATGCAGCAGGCCGCAGGGAACATAGTCGAACTGCCCGCCACCGACGCCGCGCCCGGCGACCCCGGGCTCGCCGACTCCGTCCTCACCTGGGCCGCCGTCGCCCGCTCCACCACCCGCGAGCGGCTCACCGTCGCGCACCTCGCGCTGACCGCCGCCGACGCGGCCCGCACCGAGGCGCAGCGCGACCTGGCCGGCGTACAGGAAGTGCAGCGGCTGCAGCGGCGGTTCGAGGAGGCGCGGGAGCGGGCCGCTCGGCTCGACGAGCGTGCCGACGAACACCGGCGGGTCCAGGAGCGCATGGCGTGGGGCCGCAAGGCCGAGGCCGTCGCCCCCGCACTCGCGCTGCGCGAGGCCGCGGAAACCGAACACCGCAGGGCCACGAGCGAGGACACACGCGCGCGTGCCGCGCTGCCCGAGTCGTACGACGGCGCCGGCGCGGCGGGCCTCGCGACCGCCGCGCGGAAGGCGGCCGAGGAGCTGGGCGGCCTGGAGTCCGCCCGGCGCGCCGAGCTGCGCCTGACGGAACTCGCCGGGCAGCGCCACGGACTCGACCGCGAGGAGCGCGCCGACGACGAACTGCTCCAGGACGCGGCGAGCTGGCTCGACGGCTGGGACAGCGCCCGGGCCGCGCTCCAGGAAGCCGTCGAGTCCGCGCAGGACGCCGCGACGCGCGCCGAACACCTGGTGGGTCAACTGGAGCCCGCGCAGCAGAAGCTGGAGTCCGCCCGGCGCCGCGACCGGCTCACCGGCGAGGCCGCCGACGCCCGGACCCGCACCCTGCGCGCCCGCGAGGAAGCCGCGGCCGCCCATGAGCACTGGCTCGGCCTCAAGGAACAGCGGCTGAACGGGATCGCGGCCGAGCTGGCCGCGCAGCTCGTCCCCGGCGAGAGCTGCGCGGTGTGCGGGTCCACCGACCACCCCGACCCCATGCGCAAGACCGCGGAGCACGTGGGCCGCGACGCCGAGGAGTCCGCCCTCGCCGCGTACCGCCGCGCGGACGACGCGCGCACCGCGCAGGAGAGCCGGCTCGCCGCAGTGCGCGAGTCGCTCGCCGCCGCGACGGCCGCCGCCGGAGAGGCATCCGCCCTGGAACTCGCCGATGCGGCCGACGAGTTGCGCGCGCGACACGCCGAGGCGCGCGGCCTCGCCTCCGGGCTGCACGCCGCGCGTGAGGCCCTCGGTCAGGCGGAGGGCGAGCACGACCGCAGACTCGCCGCGCAGCAGGAAGCCGCACGTCGCGCCGTCGCCCGCGCCACCCTGCGCGAGAGTGTCGACCGCGAACAGGGCGTCCTGGAGCGTGAGTTGGCCCAGGCGCGCGGGTCGGAGGCCAGTGTGGGTGCGCGCGCCGTGCAGCTGGAACGCCTCGCCGCGCAGCTCACGGCCGCCGCGGACGCCGCCCGGGGCGCCGACGAGGCCGCCAAACGGCTCAAGGACGCGGACGCGCGACTCGCCGACGCGGCCTTCCGCGCCGGGTTCGACACGCCGGAGGCCGCCGGCGCCGCCCTCCTGGACGACGCCCAGCATCGGGAGCTGCAACACCGGCTCGACGCCCGCCAGTCCGAGGAGGCCGCGGTGCGCGCCGTACTCGCCGAGGACGACACCGCGGCGGCGGCCCGGCAGGCGCCCGCCGATGTGGCCGCGGCGCTGTATGCCGCCGAGGCGGCCGACCGACGGGTGCGCGAGGCGGCCTCCGCGCGCGACGACGCGGCCCGCCGCTGCACCGAGATCGACCGGCTCTCGGCCCGCTGCGCCACGGCGGTGCGACGGCTCGCACCGCTGCGCGCCGCGTACGACCGCGTGGCGCGCATGGCAGGCCTCGCGGCTGGGACGTCCGCGGACAACGAGCGCAAGATGCGCCTGGAGTCCTATGTGCTCGCGGCCCGGCTCGAACAGGTCGCGGCCGCCGCGACCGCGCGGCTGGCCCGCATGTCGTCGGGCCGCTACACGCTCGTGCACTCCGACGGCCGTTCGGGGCGCGGCCGTTCGGGCCTCGGCCTGCATGTCGTCGACGCATGGACGGGGCGCGAACGGGACACCGCGACACTCTCCGGCGGCGAGACGTTCTTCGCGTCGCTCGCCCTCGCCCTCGGCCTCGCGGACGTCGTCACGGACGAGGCGGGCGGCGTCCGCCTCGACACACTCTTCATCGACGAGGGCTTCGGCAGCCTCGACGACCAGACCCTGGACGAGGTGCTCGACGTCCTGGACTCCCTGCGCGAGCGGGACCGCAGCGTCGGCATCGTCAGCCACGTCGCCGACCTGCGGCGCCGGGTGCACGCGCAGCTGGAGATCGTGAAGGGGCGGTCGGGTTCGGTCGTACGGCAGCGGACCTGA
- a CDS encoding YigZ family protein, with translation MQDEYRTVAREGVHETEINRSRFLCALAPAATEREAQDFVARIRKEHPTASHNCYAYVIGADASVQKASDDGEPGGTAGVPMLQMLTRREMRYVVAVVTRYYGGVKLGAGGLIRAYGGAVGEALDALGTLTRRRFRLATVTVDHQRAGKVQNDLRSTGREVRDVHYGEAVTIEIGLPDADVDTFRAWLADVTAGTAEFELGGEAYGDA, from the coding sequence ATGCAGGACGAGTACCGCACCGTGGCCCGTGAGGGCGTGCACGAGACCGAGATCAACCGTTCCCGGTTCCTGTGCGCGCTCGCGCCCGCGGCCACCGAACGCGAGGCCCAGGACTTCGTCGCGCGCATCCGCAAGGAGCACCCCACCGCGTCCCACAACTGCTACGCGTACGTCATCGGCGCCGACGCCTCCGTGCAGAAGGCGAGCGACGACGGCGAACCGGGCGGCACGGCGGGTGTCCCCATGCTCCAGATGCTCACGCGCCGCGAGATGCGGTACGTCGTCGCCGTCGTGACCCGCTACTACGGAGGCGTGAAGCTCGGCGCGGGCGGCCTCATCCGCGCCTACGGAGGAGCGGTCGGCGAGGCGCTCGACGCGCTGGGCACTCTCACCCGCCGCCGCTTCCGGCTCGCCACCGTCACCGTCGACCACCAGCGCGCCGGCAAGGTGCAGAACGATCTGCGGTCCACGGGACGTGAGGTGCGTGACGTCCATTACGGGGAGGCGGTCACGATCGAGATCGGTCTGCCGGACGCCGACGTGGACACGTTCCGCGCATGGCTGGCCGATGTCACCGCCGGCACCGCGGAGTTCGAGCTGGGGGGAGAGGCGTACGGGGACGCGTGA
- a CDS encoding M56 family metallopeptidase has translation MGVFVFLPLVLPLTAWPVARLAEQHLHPRTATRLLTAVTGVMASCSTLCLALLMVVGTAQLPGNPLPDGWSDPEVRAAVPYDEVAGRAAIPALAAVLVVCTRVVVRHHLVRRRARRALAGLRAPGVAVVPDTEPYAYALPGGDRDRVVVTTGLLAVLTGPERRALFAHERAHLAARHHRHLLVAHLAARANPFLLPLRTAVAYSTERWADEDAARSVHDRRVVARAIGKAALVPRAAPAPTLAGLAAPGPVPRRVAALLRPAPTAHSWPPVGTGIGLAAWAAAAGTAASAMSSANSAVTMIRILHAATFL, from the coding sequence ATGGGCGTCTTCGTCTTCCTGCCGCTGGTGCTGCCACTGACGGCGTGGCCCGTGGCGCGCCTGGCCGAGCAGCATCTCCACCCGCGCACCGCGACCCGTCTCCTGACGGCCGTCACGGGAGTCATGGCCTCGTGCAGCACGCTGTGCCTGGCGCTCCTCATGGTCGTCGGCACGGCCCAACTGCCCGGGAATCCGCTCCCCGACGGCTGGTCGGACCCCGAGGTGCGGGCGGCCGTGCCGTACGACGAGGTGGCGGGCAGGGCCGCGATCCCCGCCCTCGCCGCCGTGCTCGTGGTCTGTACGCGGGTCGTCGTCCGGCACCACTTGGTGCGGCGCCGGGCCAGGCGGGCGCTCGCCGGCCTTCGCGCGCCGGGCGTCGCGGTCGTGCCGGACACGGAGCCGTACGCGTACGCGCTGCCCGGCGGCGACCGCGATCGGGTGGTCGTCACGACCGGGCTGCTCGCCGTCCTCACCGGACCTGAGCGCAGGGCGCTGTTCGCGCACGAGCGGGCCCATCTGGCGGCCCGGCACCATCGCCATCTGCTGGTGGCGCACCTGGCGGCGCGGGCCAATCCGTTCCTTCTGCCGCTGCGCACGGCGGTGGCGTACTCGACGGAACGGTGGGCCGACGAGGACGCGGCGCGCTCCGTGCACGACCGCCGCGTGGTGGCCCGCGCGATCGGCAAGGCCGCTCTCGTCCCGCGCGCCGCGCCGGCCCCCACCCTTGCGGGCCTCGCGGCGCCTGGCCCGGTTCCCCGCCGTGTCGCGGCCCTCCTGCGCCCGGCCCCTACGGCGCACAGCTGGCCACCGGTCGGCACGGGGATCGGTCTCGCGGCCTGGGCGGCGGCCGCAGGCACAGCCGCGTCGGCGATGTCGTCGGCGAATTCGGCGGTGACCATGATCCGCATCCTGCACGCGGCCACGTTCCTCTGA
- a CDS encoding DMT family transporter, which translates to MTALFALATSLMWGLADFGGGLLTRRTPALTVVVVSQGIAVTVLGAIVAATGAWSEAGPQLWFAVAAGLVGPVAMLAFYKALALGPMGVVSPLGSLGVTVPVAVGLVLGERPGLLQFAGIGVAVAGVILAGGPQFRGAPVQRQAVLLTLLAAFGFGAVMALIAEASTTVTGLFLALFVQRVTNVAAGGTALYVSVRRGGRALPEDGGMKVVRSALPALAFVGLADVAANGTYAMAAQQGPVTVAAVLASLYPVVTALAARGFLGERLRGVQAAGAGLALVGTVLLATG; encoded by the coding sequence ATGACAGCACTCTTCGCCCTGGCCACCAGCCTCATGTGGGGCCTGGCCGACTTCGGCGGAGGGCTCCTCACCCGGCGAACGCCGGCGCTCACGGTCGTGGTGGTCTCGCAGGGCATCGCCGTCACGGTGCTCGGCGCGATCGTGGCCGCGACCGGCGCCTGGAGCGAAGCGGGTCCGCAGCTGTGGTTCGCGGTCGCGGCCGGTCTCGTCGGCCCGGTCGCCATGCTCGCCTTCTACAAGGCCCTCGCCCTCGGCCCGATGGGTGTCGTCTCGCCGCTCGGCTCGCTCGGCGTCACCGTCCCCGTGGCCGTCGGCCTGGTGCTCGGCGAGCGTCCCGGGCTGCTCCAGTTCGCGGGCATCGGCGTGGCCGTCGCAGGGGTGATCCTGGCCGGCGGTCCGCAGTTCAGGGGCGCGCCCGTACAGCGCCAGGCCGTCCTGCTCACGCTGCTCGCGGCGTTCGGCTTCGGCGCGGTGATGGCCCTGATCGCGGAGGCCTCGACCACCGTGACGGGACTCTTCCTGGCGCTCTTCGTGCAGCGGGTGACGAATGTGGCGGCGGGCGGCACGGCCCTGTACGTGTCCGTGCGGCGCGGCGGCCGGGCGCTTCCCGAGGACGGCGGGATGAAGGTCGTCCGGTCGGCGCTCCCGGCGCTGGCGTTCGTGGGCCTCGCCGACGTGGCGGCCAACGGCACGTACGCGATGGCCGCGCAGCAGGGCCCGGTCACCGTGGCCGCCGTGCTCGCCTCGCTCTACCCCGTGGTGACGGCGCTGGCCGCGCGCGGTTTCCTCGGCGAGCGGCTGCGCGGGGTACAGGCCGCGGGGGCGGGCCTCGCACTGGTGGGCACGGTGCTGCTGGCGACGGGTTAG
- a CDS encoding amino acid transporter, with product MTGTQAERAESTAVRPPSPRWRSWLLEGLSETTARHPGPHGTPPAEHKGHTWWRVMCLTGVDYFSTLGYQPGIAALAAGLLSPLATLVLIALTLGGALPVYRRVAKESPHGEGSIAMLERLLPWWAGKLFVLVLLGFAATDFMITITLSAADAAAHVVENPFAPASLDGANTWITLFLVAGLGAVFLKGFREAIRVAVVLVALYLMLNVVVLMTAAWHVLTEPVKIGNWWDAMTAAHSSPVAMIGVALLVFPKLALGMSGFETGVAVMPQVRGDATDTYERPAGRVRDTRKLLTTAALIMSGFLLLSSLATTILIPQSAFESGGPANGRALAFLAHQYLGEGFGTVYDVSTIAILWFAGASALAGLLNLVPRYLPRYGMAPEWTRAVRPLVLLFMAIAVFITLWFNANVDDQSGAYATGVLVLMLSASFASTVAVRSRGRRAATIGFGAITAVFGYTLVTNVIERPDGIKIALLFIVGILLTSFASRVHRAFELRAGDVTFDATAARIIDEAAGHGPLRIIANEPDEHSKAEYRAKEYSQREQTHIPDGRPVLFLEVFVHDSSDFTAPVEVHGDEKHGVRRLRVQGAGVPNTIAAVLMSLRTRTGEMPHAYFNWTEGHPVSHLLRFLVFGDGEVAPVTREVLRRAEPDPALRPRVHVG from the coding sequence ATGACCGGCACGCAGGCCGAACGCGCCGAAAGCACGGCCGTCCGGCCGCCGTCCCCGCGATGGCGGTCCTGGCTCCTCGAGGGTCTGAGCGAGACGACGGCCCGGCATCCGGGACCGCACGGCACGCCGCCGGCCGAGCACAAGGGCCACACCTGGTGGCGGGTGATGTGCCTGACGGGCGTGGACTACTTCTCGACCCTCGGCTACCAGCCGGGCATCGCCGCCCTCGCCGCGGGACTGCTCTCCCCGCTGGCCACCCTGGTCCTGATCGCGCTCACGCTCGGCGGCGCGCTGCCGGTCTACCGCCGCGTCGCCAAGGAGTCCCCGCACGGCGAGGGTTCCATCGCGATGCTGGAACGGCTCCTTCCGTGGTGGGCGGGGAAGCTGTTCGTCCTGGTGCTGCTCGGGTTCGCCGCCACGGACTTCATGATCACGATCACGCTGTCGGCGGCGGACGCCGCGGCGCACGTCGTCGAGAACCCCTTCGCGCCCGCCTCGCTCGACGGCGCGAACACCTGGATCACGCTGTTCCTGGTGGCGGGCCTCGGCGCGGTGTTCCTCAAGGGATTCCGTGAGGCGATACGGGTGGCGGTCGTGCTCGTCGCCCTCTATCTCATGCTGAACGTGGTCGTACTCATGACCGCCGCCTGGCACGTCCTGACCGAGCCGGTGAAGATCGGCAACTGGTGGGACGCCATGACCGCCGCGCACTCCTCGCCCGTCGCGATGATCGGCGTGGCGCTCCTCGTCTTCCCGAAGCTGGCGCTCGGCATGTCCGGCTTCGAGACGGGCGTCGCCGTGATGCCGCAGGTACGCGGCGATGCCACGGACACCTACGAGCGGCCCGCGGGACGGGTGCGGGACACCCGCAAGCTGCTCACCACGGCCGCGCTGATCATGAGCGGTTTCCTGCTGCTCTCCAGTCTCGCGACGACGATCCTCATCCCCCAGTCCGCGTTCGAGAGCGGCGGCCCGGCCAACGGCCGCGCCCTCGCGTTCCTCGCGCACCAGTACCTGGGCGAGGGCTTCGGCACGGTGTACGACGTCTCCACGATCGCCATCCTGTGGTTCGCCGGCGCCTCCGCACTCGCGGGGCTCCTCAACCTCGTGCCGCGCTATCTGCCGCGCTACGGCATGGCCCCGGAGTGGACGCGCGCCGTCCGCCCGCTGGTGCTCCTCTTCATGGCGATCGCGGTCTTCATCACGCTCTGGTTCAACGCGAACGTCGACGACCAGAGCGGCGCGTACGCGACCGGTGTCCTCGTCCTGATGCTGTCGGCGTCGTTCGCCTCGACGGTCGCGGTGCGCTCGCGCGGGCGCCGGGCCGCGACCATCGGCTTCGGGGCGATCACCGCCGTATTCGGGTACACGCTCGTCACGAACGTCATCGAGCGGCCCGACGGCATCAAGATCGCCCTCCTCTTCATCGTCGGCATCCTCCTCACCTCGTTCGCGTCGCGCGTGCACCGCGCGTTCGAACTGCGGGCGGGCGACGTCACGTTCGACGCGACGGCGGCGCGGATCATCGACGAGGCCGCGGGGCACGGCCCGCTCCGGATCATCGCGAACGAGCCCGACGAGCACTCGAAGGCCGAGTACCGCGCCAAGGAGTACAGCCAGCGCGAGCAGACCCACATCCCGGACGGGCGGCCCGTCCTGTTCCTCGAGGTCTTCGTCCACGACTCGTCGGACTTCACCGCGCCGGTGGAGGTCCATGGGGACGAGAAGCACGGCGTACGCCGCCTGCGCGTCCAGGGCGCGGGCGTGCCGAACACCATCGCGGCCGTGCTGATGAGCCTGCGGACCCGCACGGGCGAGATGCCGCACGCGTACTTCAACTGGACCGAGGGGCACCCCGTCAGCCATCTGCTGCGCTTCCTGGTGTTCGGCGACGGCGAGGTCGCGCCGGTCACCCGCGAGGTGCTGCGCCGCGCCGAGCCCGACCCCGCCCTGCGGCCCCGCGTCCACGTGGGCTGA